The sequence CAAACGCTGCTGAAGCGCTTCACTGCAGCTTTTGCAGCCTATGACGTCAATCGTGTGCTGGAGCTATTGGCAGATCACCCAGTACTGATAGCTGACGGGGGTGGTGGAGAGGTGCATACGGTGCTTAGACCAATGGTGGGACGCAAGGGCGTGGTTGCGTTGTTGACCTCACGCCGGGTGCTGAACCAGTTGCGGAGCTGGGAGTCTTCCTTTGCGTTAATTAATGGTGAGTCCAATATTGTCTTTACACAGCAAGGCAAAGTTACGGGGGTACTCTGCTTGAATCTTGACGGAGAACATATTCAGGATCTGTACCTGATCCTCGACCCTGATAAATTGAGCCATATTATAATATAGGATTCTTACAACTCCGAAAAGCTAAACAAGCAAGTCTCCGTTTATTGGAGACTTGCTTGTTTATGTTCCTGGTGCGTCCGCGCAGAAACACCAGTTGTTCAGTATTAGTTCTTAAAGCTGTGGATCGGAGCCGGAATTCGTCCGCCTCTATTAATGAAGTTGGCGCAACTGAAGGAGTTGACCGCCATAACTGGCGCGTAACCCAGCAATCCGCCGAATTCAACCATTTCGCCTACATCTTTGCCGATGACCGGAATTAGACGAACGGCGGTTGTTTTATTGTTGACCATGCCAATAGCAGCTTCGTCAGCGATGATACCAGAGATGGTTTCCTTGGATGTGCTTCCCGGAATCGCCACCATGTCCAAGCCTACAGAACATACGCAGGTCATGGCTTCGAGCTTCTCAAGCGTTAGTGCACCGCGCTGAACAGCCTGAATCATACCGTGGTCCTCACTAACCGGAATGAAGGCTCCACTGAGTCCCCCAACGTAGGAGGAGGCCATAACGCCGCCCTTTTTCACGTTGTCATTCAGGATGGCCAGTGCGGCTGTTGTTCCGGGAGCGCCAGCTTCTTCGAGTCCCATAACCTGAAAGATTTCAGCAATGGAATCGCCGATTTCGGGGGTTGGAGCCAGAGACAGGTCAATAATTCCAAAAGGAACACCCATGCGTTTGGAGGCTTCCTGTGCTACAAGTTGACCCACACGGGTAACCTTGAATGCGGTACGTTTGATCGTTTCGCATAAGGTCTCAAAGTCCTGACCCTTTACTTCTTCCAGCGCCCGCTTGATTACACCAGGACCACTGACACCTACGTTGATTACACATTCCCGCTCACCGACACCATGAAAGGCACCAGCCATGAACGGATTATCCTCAACCGCGTTGCAAAAAACGACCAGCTTTGCACAGCCGATCGAATCTCTATCCTTGGTACGCATCGCCGTTTGGACAATGATATCACCCATTAATTTTACGGCATCCATATTAATTCCGCTTCTGGAGGAGCCTACATTCACGGAAGCGCACACTCTTTCTGTGACGGCCAACGCTTCAGGAATACAATCGATAAGAATCCGGTCGCCTGTGGTACAGCCCTTTTGCACTAAGGCAGAGAAACCGCCGATAAAGTTAACACCTACTTCTTTGGCAGCCCTGTCCAACATTTCTGCTACAGGCACATAAGTATCGGTCTTGATCGCACCAGCAGCAATGGAGATTGGGGTAACGGAAATCCGTTTATTAACAATCGGAACACCAAATTGTCTTTCCAGATCTTCGCCGGTCTTGACCAGCTTCTCAGCAGATCTGGTGATTTTGTCATACACATTCTGGTTAAAAATCTTCATATCCGGGTGGGCACAATCCATAAGGCTGATCCCCATGGTAATCGTGCGCACATCCAGATTCATTTCACGGATCATTTTATTGGTTTCCTGCACTTCCACGAGTGAAATCATGTTACTCCTCCTAAAAATTCTTAAATACGGTGCATAATGTTGAAGATATCTTCGTGCTGCAGTTTGATTTCTACGCCGATGGTCTCGCCCACCTGGTGCAGCTCCTCAACAATTTCCTCGAAGGATTTAGTGGCGCTGGAAATATCCACGATCATCATCATGTTAAAATAGTCCTGAACAATGGTCTGTGAAATATCCAGAATGTTTAAATTGTGCTCTGCAAGATAGGTGCAGACCTTGGCAATAATCCCTACTTTGTCTTTTCCCAGTACAGTAATAATCCCTTTCAATGAAACGGCCTCCCTTGATTATCTGTGATCATCCGCCGCGTTAACGGAATGAACCATTTCAACTATTATGTCAAATGAGAGCAGAAGCTTCAACCAAAGGTTTTATATCACTCTGATCAGTATTCTGATCCAGTGAGTTTATATTTTAAATTTAAAATAGATCTGATTGACAATCTGTTGAATATGTGTTGAAGTGAGAGATTGAGATGATGAACATAAGGAGCAACTATGACTATACAAAAGTACAAAGATCTTGTGGAGAAACGAATTAAGCAAACCTTGCAGGAGTGGTCGGAGCAGCCGGAAATTACGGAAAAAGAGATTTATCGGTTTCTGCATAATCTAAAAGGCACCGCTGGAACGGTTGGGATGAGAGAGGTTGAAGCCTTAGCCGAGAGCACGCTGTTGTTCTTCTCGGATGATAGTCATAAAAGCTGGTCCATGGAGGAGTGGGGCGATTATTTATTCCCCTTTAATACGCTTATCGACAAGAACTCGTCTTCCGTAATGATCAATTCCCTCAATTCAGCCAAACAGCTAAATAATGAAGAGATTCGGCAGAATGAGATCCTTATCATTGATGACGACGTTGAGTTGGTTGCTATTCTGAAAGAAACATTGGAGAAACAGTCCTATTATGTAAGCATTGCATTATCCGCTGAACGTGGGTTGAAGAAGTTCTATGGAAGTAAACCGGATATGATCCTACTCGATATCCTACTGCCCGATATAAGTGGGATTGAAGTCTTAAATCAAATTATTGGCAAGGCCAAAAAAGAGCATATTCCGATCATTATTATCAGTGGAGAACATTCCAAAGAAATTCAGTTGCATGCGTATTCGTTAGGTGTGATGGATTTTGTATGCAAACCGGTAGATCTGGATCTGTTCCTGATGCTAATCAAAAATCGCTTTGAACTGAAGAGAGAATGGCAAGAAGCGATAATCGTGGACGAACTGACCGGTGCTTTTAACCGCAAACATTTTAATCAGACAATGAAGCAGTTGGTTTCAGATTTTAAACGCACTAGTCGTATATTCTCATTGGCACTGATTGACCTCGATCATTTCAAGAAAGTGAATGACAGTTATGGGCATCTTGTCGGGGACGAGGTTTTGCAGGCGTTCTCTCATCTTGTACTGAATTCTATACGAGTGGAAGATACCTTTTGCCGTTTCGGTGGAGAGGAATTTGCTTTGTTTCTGCCCAATACGGATGCCGCTTCAGCACTGCTAGTCATAGAGCGTATTCAGAAGAATTTCTCTTCATTAGAATTCTCGGCTAAGAATGAAATCTTCCAAGTAAGCTTTTCTAGCGGTATTACAGAAGTCACGGAAGCTGATCAAGAATCCGACAGACTGATTGAGGAAGCCGATCAGGCGCTTTATGCCAGCAAGAATGCCGGAAGAAATCAGACAATTCTGTATTCTGAACATTTGTTGGTTATTAAAAAAGACAAGGTTCTTAATGTGATTATTGTGGATGATGATGCCCTGATTCGGCGGATCATGAACAGTCACTTCTCTACCTGGAGACCGGCGAATATTGGAACCGTCAACATAAAAAGTTATGCCAATGGATTAGATTTTCTGGAAGCGGATTGGTACTCCAGTGAGGAGAAATATATCATCCTGCTCGATGGAGTGATGCCGGATCTTGATGGTGTTGAAGTATTGGAGCGAATCCGACGGACTTACCCGGAGGTTAATATATTAGTCATTATGCTGACTGGTAGAAATAATCAGGCGGATATTGTCCATGCCCTGCAAATGGGCGCAGATGATTATGTAATCAAGCCGTTTCATATGCCTGAACTGCTGTCGAGAATTGAACGACTGGCTTATAGATTTTTATTTTAAAGGCGTGCTAGCTGTGTTACAGAATGAAAAAAAAGGCGGAATTAATCATGCAGAAGGTGCTTGTTGTAGATGATGAAGAAGTGTTAAGAATGTTAATCACAGATACGCTGGAGGATTTGGAAAATGTAGAGATCCATACTGCCGAGAACGGTTTAGAGGCGCTAGCGAGACTGTCAGCGGATCACTACGACCTGATGATATTGGATTATATGATGCCAGAAATGACGGGGATAGAGGTGCTGGGGCGGCTGAGCATGGACATGAAGAGTGCTTTGCCTATTTTAATGCTGACGGCTAAAGCACAAGAAGTTGACCGCAATAGAGCTATAGTGGCGGGCGCACGTTATTTTATGCCGAAACCGTTCAGTCCGATAGAACTCCTGCAGATTGTGGAGGGGATTCTAAGTGATCATGGCTAACCAAGCTAAGCATAGTATCAAAAAAAGATATTTTCGGATTATTTTCAGTGTATTTGCGCTAATTATATGTTCAGGAACGGTATTCTTCATCTACATACAGAATGAGCAGAGTAGTTTAAGCCATAAACGAGAAGTCATGGAGAACAAGGCGGATACGATTAATGAATTAGCCAGCACGCTGAAAGAGGTGTTTTTTCGGGCGAGAGGGTATTCGTCACTTAAGAGTGACAATGAACTGAAGCTCTTAAAGACAGCACTCCTGAATCTGGATGGGGTTCTGAGTACGTATGCGAAGCTCCAGCTAACAGCAGAAGAAATACAATTCAATGATGACTTATCCGTATTTTATGTTCAATATAAAACGGAAATCCTCCCAGCGGCGATTGCACTGGTTGAAGCCGATGACTATGCAGGTTTGAGAGCGCTATCCCAGAAAGGCAGCACTCAATCGGTAAATGATTTCCTCGCGTATACCAAAGAATTCAAGCGAAATTCGGATAATGCCTTAAATGTGATGGACAAGGATTCGATTAAACAGGCGGATAACTTTACTCTAATCGCTTTCATGTTCAGCATTGTTATCCTGCTATTCTTCACTGTAATGGTTTGGCGGATTCTCAAAAGTCTGATTGATCCGATTCTGAAGCTTGAGGGTGCAACCCATTCTCTCGCGGCTGGAGAGGGAGTTCTGTTAGACAAGCTTAAGAAACAGGATGAGATCGGGCGGCTGTATGAAGCTTTTCATAATATGGCGAGAAGTATTCAGGATAAAGAAGAAGAGCTTATGATGCAGAACGAAGAGCTTCACGCCCAGCAGGATGAACTTCAGGACCAACAGTCCAGGCTGCAGCGTTCCTTAACTGAAATTGAGAGCATGATGAAAGCACTGGATCATTCAGCAGCTGTAGGGATTCTTACGCATAAAGGGGTGTTCACCTATGCCAATGAGAATCTGAGCGGATATACAAAATATAAGAAATCCGAAATCATCGGTTATACCTATCGGTTATTTGAACTGCACAATTTCTCTTCAGTACTTATGCAGCAAATATTCCACAAACTGAGTACAGGAGGGGTATGGAGCAACGAAGTGCAGCTTCTGGCCAAGGATGGTACTATCCTTTGGGTGAATTTGAGCATTGTACCGTATCTGAACGCTGAAGGGGAAATATATCAGTATATCCTCATAGCCAATGATATTACCTCGATGAAGAGTGTGCAGCAGGAGCTGGCAGAGATGCTTAAGCATACGGAACAAACCAAAATGATGCTGGAGCTCAATAATCAGCTGAATCATGATATTAGCTACACGCTGGATAAACAAGAATTTGCAGATAAGTTTCTGCAATTTATGAATCGGTTCTATGCATTTGATTCCAGCTTTTTTCTACTGGTTAAAGATAAGATTACTGCTGTTAAAGGGATTTCCCAAGCAAAGGTTGACCGTTACCTTGAGAATGACAGTGAGGATATGTTATATCGCCTGCAATCAGAGAAGACTTATATCATTAAGCGTCAGGCGACACAATCAGAGCTGGGTATTTCTGCTGATGAAGTCTATTGTTATGATTTTTACACAACCGTAGTGAATGCCGAAGATGAGATTTTGGCTGTATTTTGTGGAAGCCGGATTGGACATTCCTTTACGGTTGAAGAGATTAATGAGATTGACGGCATGATGAACCGGGTGGCTCTGGCCATTGAGCGGATATTTATGTATGAGGAAATTGAACATGGCCGAAAGCTGAATCGGGATATTGTAAATAACATCAATGAAGGCATTCAGTTTGTTCACACGGATGGGACCATGCTGCATGTCAATAAAGCGCTCTGCGAAATTTTTAATTACTATGATTGGACTGAGGGAACCTTGATCCCTAAGGAAAAGTGGAAGGAACACTTCATAGAAACGTCCAATGAGTCCGCTGAACTGCGGTTATTCTATCAAAAAGCGATGTCCGAGCACACCGTGGATTCCAGCAGCATGCAATACTCCATTGGCACAGAACACCTGAAGCATATTGATGTATATGCCATACCTGTATATCGCCGCGAGCTCCGCATCGGTACGTTATTCGTACACCGGGATATTACCAGAGAATACGAACTGGATTTGATGAAATCGGAGCTGGTTAGTACGGTTAGTCATGAGCTGCGAACTCCTTTATCGAGTGTGCTCGGGTTCACAGAGCTACTGCTGTCCAGAACCATGAAACCGGAGAAGCAATTGAAGTATCTGGAGACGATTCATAAAGAGGCGAAGAGATTAACGGATCTTATTAATGATTTTCTGGATCTGCAGCGTATGGAGTCAGGCAAACAGCAATATAATACGGAACATGCGAACCTTAGTGAAATTGTTTTGGGAGTTATGGATCAGTATAAGCTGAGCAGTACACATCAAATGCAACTGGTAGATGAAGCGCATCATTCAGAAGTGGCGGTAGATAAAGATAAGATTATCCAGGTGCTGACCAATCTGTTAAGTAACGCGATCAAGTTCTCACCGCAAAGTCATGAGGTAAGAGTACACTTGCATAATGAAGCAGAGCAGGTAATTGTACGGATACAGGACAGTGGACTAGGGATACCTAAGGATCAAATCGGTCAGTTGTTCCAAAAGTTCCGCAGAGTTGATAATAGCGCATCCAAAAGAATCGGCGGAACAGGCCTTGGACTGGCCATTTCCAAGGAAATCATTGAGAAACAGCAGGGGACTATAGGCATTGATTCGATTGAAGGCGAGGGCACTACCGTCTGGTTCAGTCTCCCTACCCTGCATGCTGAGGAGAATCCCCGGGA comes from Paenibacillus sp. 19GGS1-52 and encodes:
- a CDS encoding PFL family protein; this encodes MISLVEVQETNKMIREMNLDVRTITMGISLMDCAHPDMKIFNQNVYDKITRSAEKLVKTGEDLERQFGVPIVNKRISVTPISIAAGAIKTDTYVPVAEMLDRAAKEVGVNFIGGFSALVQKGCTTGDRILIDCIPEALAVTERVCASVNVGSSRSGINMDAVKLMGDIIVQTAMRTKDRDSIGCAKLVVFCNAVEDNPFMAGAFHGVGERECVINVGVSGPGVIKRALEEVKGQDFETLCETIKRTAFKVTRVGQLVAQEASKRMGVPFGIIDLSLAPTPEIGDSIAEIFQVMGLEEAGAPGTTAALAILNDNVKKGGVMASSYVGGLSGAFIPVSEDHGMIQAVQRGALTLEKLEAMTCVCSVGLDMVAIPGSTSKETISGIIADEAAIGMVNNKTTAVRLIPVIGKDVGEMVEFGGLLGYAPVMAVNSFSCANFINRGGRIPAPIHSFKN
- a CDS encoding response regulator, which encodes MQKVLVVDDEEVLRMLITDTLEDLENVEIHTAENGLEALARLSADHYDLMILDYMMPEMTGIEVLGRLSMDMKSALPILMLTAKAQEVDRNRAIVAGARYFMPKPFSPIELLQIVEGILSDHG
- a CDS encoding ACT domain-containing protein, translated to MKGIITVLGKDKVGIIAKVCTYLAEHNLNILDISQTIVQDYFNMMMIVDISSATKSFEEIVEELHQVGETIGVEIKLQHEDIFNIMHRI
- a CDS encoding diguanylate cyclase, translating into MTIQKYKDLVEKRIKQTLQEWSEQPEITEKEIYRFLHNLKGTAGTVGMREVEALAESTLLFFSDDSHKSWSMEEWGDYLFPFNTLIDKNSSSVMINSLNSAKQLNNEEIRQNEILIIDDDVELVAILKETLEKQSYYVSIALSAERGLKKFYGSKPDMILLDILLPDISGIEVLNQIIGKAKKEHIPIIIISGEHSKEIQLHAYSLGVMDFVCKPVDLDLFLMLIKNRFELKREWQEAIIVDELTGAFNRKHFNQTMKQLVSDFKRTSRIFSLALIDLDHFKKVNDSYGHLVGDEVLQAFSHLVLNSIRVEDTFCRFGGEEFALFLPNTDAASALLVIERIQKNFSSLEFSAKNEIFQVSFSSGITEVTEADQESDRLIEEADQALYASKNAGRNQTILYSEHLLVIKKDKVLNVIIVDDDALIRRIMNSHFSTWRPANIGTVNIKSYANGLDFLEADWYSSEEKYIILLDGVMPDLDGVEVLERIRRTYPEVNILVIMLTGRNNQADIVHALQMGADDYVIKPFHMPELLSRIERLAYRFLF
- a CDS encoding ATP-binding protein, producing the protein MANQAKHSIKKRYFRIIFSVFALIICSGTVFFIYIQNEQSSLSHKREVMENKADTINELASTLKEVFFRARGYSSLKSDNELKLLKTALLNLDGVLSTYAKLQLTAEEIQFNDDLSVFYVQYKTEILPAAIALVEADDYAGLRALSQKGSTQSVNDFLAYTKEFKRNSDNALNVMDKDSIKQADNFTLIAFMFSIVILLFFTVMVWRILKSLIDPILKLEGATHSLAAGEGVLLDKLKKQDEIGRLYEAFHNMARSIQDKEEELMMQNEELHAQQDELQDQQSRLQRSLTEIESMMKALDHSAAVGILTHKGVFTYANENLSGYTKYKKSEIIGYTYRLFELHNFSSVLMQQIFHKLSTGGVWSNEVQLLAKDGTILWVNLSIVPYLNAEGEIYQYILIANDITSMKSVQQELAEMLKHTEQTKMMLELNNQLNHDISYTLDKQEFADKFLQFMNRFYAFDSSFFLLVKDKITAVKGISQAKVDRYLENDSEDMLYRLQSEKTYIIKRQATQSELGISADEVYCYDFYTTVVNAEDEILAVFCGSRIGHSFTVEEINEIDGMMNRVALAIERIFMYEEIEHGRKLNRDIVNNINEGIQFVHTDGTMLHVNKALCEIFNYYDWTEGTLIPKEKWKEHFIETSNESAELRLFYQKAMSEHTVDSSSMQYSIGTEHLKHIDVYAIPVYRRELRIGTLFVHRDITREYELDLMKSELVSTVSHELRTPLSSVLGFTELLLSRTMKPEKQLKYLETIHKEAKRLTDLINDFLDLQRMESGKQQYNTEHANLSEIVLGVMDQYKLSSTHQMQLVDEAHHSEVAVDKDKIIQVLTNLLSNAIKFSPQSHEVRVHLHNEAEQVIVRIQDSGLGIPKDQIGQLFQKFRRVDNSASKRIGGTGLGLAISKEIIEKQQGTIGIDSIEGEGTTVWFSLPTLHAEENPRDDDLNKWGTDKDNKLNVMIVEDDYSLSLLLSEELKGKGFRVTHHYHPEQAFEQALKNPYVAIVVDLMLGEELDGWDLIRMLKDDSRTENIPIVISSALDPTDKDLMTVVQKYLTKPYPPGELSSTLAEIVKIKQGTGEVLFPGSP